From a region of the Dickeya poaceiphila genome:
- the hdfR gene encoding HTH-type transcriptional regulator HdfR, protein MDTDLLKTFLEVSRTRHFGRAAESLYLTQSAVSFRIRQLENQLGANLFTRHRNNIRLTPAGERLLPYAESLIGTWQIAKKEVARSQQHSQLSIGATASLWEAFLTPWLNELYQQRPLLQLEARIALRQTLIKQLHERQLDLLITTESPKMDELSCQLLGNFSLSLFTAANSILAEERPYIRLEWGADFHQHEGPWLPGDQVPSLTTSSAHLTRQLMSTIGGCAFLPSEWSQHYPELLLIPEVNIVVRPCYAVWLENSDQQELIKQLLKTPLNIVS, encoded by the coding sequence ATGGATACCGACTTACTAAAAACCTTTCTGGAAGTCAGCCGGACAAGACACTTCGGTCGGGCAGCCGAATCATTGTATCTGACACAATCAGCAGTGAGTTTTCGTATCAGGCAACTGGAAAATCAGCTAGGTGCCAATTTATTCACCAGACACCGTAATAATATTCGTCTGACACCTGCTGGCGAGCGTCTGCTGCCTTATGCAGAAAGCCTCATCGGTACCTGGCAAATTGCTAAAAAAGAGGTCGCACGTTCTCAGCAGCATAGTCAGCTTTCGATTGGTGCCACGGCTTCGCTTTGGGAAGCATTCCTAACACCCTGGTTGAATGAACTCTACCAGCAACGTCCGCTGCTACAGTTGGAAGCAAGAATCGCATTACGACAAACACTGATTAAGCAGCTCCATGAGCGTCAGTTGGATTTACTGATTACTACTGAATCTCCGAAGATGGATGAACTTTCCTGTCAGTTATTAGGCAATTTTTCCCTATCTTTATTCACCGCCGCCAACAGCATTCTCGCGGAAGAACGACCGTATATCAGACTGGAATGGGGGGCTGATTTCCATCAACATGAGGGACCTTGGTTACCCGGCGATCAAGTACCTTCACTTACCACATCCTCTGCTCATCTGACACGTCAGTTGATGTCAACCATTGGCGGTTGTGCATTTCTACCCAGTGAGTGGTCACAGCACTATCCCGAATTGCTGTTAATTCCGGAGGTCAATATTGTGGTTCGCCCCTGTTATGCTGTCTGGCTAGAAAACAGCGATCAACAGGAATTGATAAAACAGTTACTGAAAACCCCACTGAACATCGTTTCTTAA
- a CDS encoding DUF413 domain-containing protein — MAESFSTTSRFFDNKFYPRGFSRHGDFTIKEAQLLERYGQAFNELDSGKRHPVTEEETQFVAVCRGERAAQTELERIWAKYTSRIRRPKRFHTLSGGKPQMDTVEEYTESDD, encoded by the coding sequence ATGGCGGAAAGCTTCTCAACAACCAGTCGTTTTTTTGATAACAAATTCTATCCACGTGGTTTTTCCCGGCATGGTGACTTTACGATTAAAGAAGCTCAACTGCTGGAGCGTTATGGACAGGCATTTAACGAACTTGATTCGGGCAAGCGTCATCCTGTAACAGAGGAAGAGACTCAGTTTGTCGCTGTATGCCGTGGTGAGCGTGCGGCACAGACCGAATTGGAAAGAATCTGGGCGAAATATACCAGCCGTATTCGCCGTCCTAAACGCTTCCATACGCTGTCTGGCGGTAAGCCGCAAATGGATACGGTGGAAGAGTACACTGAAAGCGATGATTAA
- a CDS encoding YifB family Mg chelatase-like AAA ATPase, whose protein sequence is MTLAVTYTRATIGMQAPEVSIEVHISNGLPALTLVGLPETTVKEARDRVRSALINCGFTFPAKRITVNLAPADLPKEGGRYDLPIALAILAASEQIAGEKLTQYEFLGELGLSGSLRGVHGAIPAAMEAQKAGRGLILPEDNKMEITLVPHGDTLLANHLLQVCAFLQGETALLRGNDIIPQTSPHTPTPDLKEIIGQEQAKRALEIAAAGGHNLLLLGPPGTGKTMLASRLPGLLPELNDNEALESAAINSLIDIQPGLSQWRKRPFRSPHHTASITALVGGGVLPKPGEISLAHNGVLFLDELPEFERRVLDSLREPLESGEIIISRTRAKVCYPARFQLVAAMNPSPSGHYQGIHNRMPAQQILRYLNRLSGPFLDRFDLSIEVPLLPPGILRQQTRIGEDSATVRERVFEARKRQLARTGRINAQMKSDDIASHCRLKNEDAAYLEEVMSKLGLSVRAWHRILKVSRTIADLGGEDQIRRAHLSEALSYRCMDRLLIQLHKSLA, encoded by the coding sequence ATGACACTGGCAGTGACCTATACGCGAGCCACCATCGGTATGCAGGCACCAGAAGTCTCGATTGAAGTGCATATCAGTAACGGCTTACCCGCACTAACGCTGGTTGGCTTACCAGAAACCACGGTCAAGGAAGCACGAGATCGGGTACGCAGTGCGTTGATCAACTGCGGTTTTACCTTTCCGGCCAAGCGGATTACCGTCAATCTAGCTCCGGCGGATCTCCCCAAAGAAGGCGGACGGTATGATCTCCCTATCGCACTGGCCATTCTGGCGGCCTCAGAACAGATTGCTGGCGAGAAACTTACGCAGTATGAGTTCCTCGGAGAACTTGGGCTATCAGGTAGCCTGAGAGGTGTTCATGGTGCTATTCCCGCAGCAATGGAAGCGCAAAAAGCAGGTCGTGGACTGATTCTGCCGGAAGACAACAAAATGGAGATTACGCTGGTTCCTCATGGTGATACCCTTCTGGCTAATCATCTGCTGCAAGTCTGTGCTTTTCTGCAAGGTGAAACAGCCTTACTGCGCGGTAATGACATTATTCCCCAAACATCACCCCATACGCCGACACCAGACCTGAAAGAGATAATCGGTCAGGAACAAGCTAAACGTGCGCTGGAAATCGCAGCCGCAGGTGGACATAACTTGTTATTGCTTGGCCCACCAGGAACCGGCAAAACCATGCTAGCCAGCCGCCTGCCCGGTTTGCTACCAGAGCTTAATGACAACGAAGCACTGGAGAGCGCTGCCATCAATAGCCTGATTGATATTCAGCCCGGTCTGTCGCAATGGCGTAAACGACCATTCCGCTCGCCTCATCACACCGCATCGATTACTGCGCTGGTCGGTGGAGGTGTGCTGCCCAAACCGGGCGAGATCTCGTTGGCGCATAATGGCGTATTATTTCTGGATGAACTACCGGAATTTGAACGACGGGTGTTGGATTCACTGCGGGAACCATTGGAGTCTGGTGAGATAATCATTTCACGTACCCGTGCCAAGGTTTGTTATCCTGCCCGGTTTCAGTTGGTGGCGGCTATGAATCCCAGCCCATCCGGGCATTATCAGGGCATCCATAACCGTATGCCGGCACAACAAATTCTGCGCTATCTCAACCGGCTTTCAGGCCCCTTTCTGGATCGTTTTGATTTATCTATCGAAGTACCATTGCTACCGCCTGGTATCCTTCGACAGCAAACACGTATCGGTGAAGACAGCGCAACCGTACGGGAGCGGGTATTTGAGGCCAGAAAACGACAATTGGCTCGTACAGGCAGAATCAACGCACAAATGAAATCGGATGATATCGCCAGTCACTGCCGGCTAAAAAATGAAGATGCCGCGTATCTGGAAGAAGTGATGAGTAAATTGGGGCTTTCGGTCAGAGCCTGGCACCGAATACTAAAAGTCTCACGTACCATTGCAGATCTGGGAGGAGAAGATCAAATTCGCCGAGCTCATTTATCAGAAGCACTCAGCTATCGCTGCATGGACCGCCTGTTGATTCAACTGCACAAAAGCCTGGCATGA
- a CDS encoding MFS transporter: MFGWTSLQRNAAIASFLSWALDAFDFFVLVFLLSELAHAFSVSLEQVTLAILLTLAVRPIGALLFGRLAERFGRKPILMLNIVMFSLFELLSAAAPNIAVFLLLRVVYGVAMGGIWGVASSLAMETIPDRSRGLMSGIFQAGYPFGYLLAAVVYGVLFDQVGWRGMFIIGAVPILLLPFIYFCVEESPVWRAARVRKESTALLPVLKTHWKLCIYLVVLMASFNFFSHGTQDLYPAFLKIQHGFDAKTVSMIAISYNIASIIGGIFFGTLSERIGRKNAIIAAALLALPVIPLWAFSQGPWTLGLGAFLIQFMVQGAWGVIPTFLNELVPSNTRAVLPGFVYQLGNLIASVNATLQASIAEAHNHNYALAMAIVAGVVAIVIAVLAAFSDSRWAAKKHDAGVSQVSA, from the coding sequence ATGTTTGGTTGGACTTCTCTACAGCGTAATGCAGCTATTGCCAGCTTTTTAAGCTGGGCACTGGATGCATTTGATTTCTTCGTTCTGGTTTTTCTGCTTAGCGAACTTGCCCACGCGTTTTCCGTCAGTCTGGAACAGGTGACGTTGGCTATTCTGCTGACATTGGCTGTTCGTCCTATCGGGGCACTGTTGTTTGGGCGTCTGGCGGAGCGGTTTGGTCGCAAGCCGATTTTGATGTTGAACATCGTGATGTTCTCGTTGTTTGAACTGTTATCTGCTGCGGCACCGAATATTGCGGTATTTCTGCTGTTGAGGGTGGTTTATGGCGTGGCGATGGGGGGGATCTGGGGCGTTGCGTCTTCACTGGCGATGGAAACCATTCCAGACCGTTCACGCGGATTGATGTCCGGCATTTTCCAGGCCGGATACCCGTTTGGTTATTTGCTGGCGGCAGTGGTCTATGGGGTGTTGTTTGATCAGGTAGGCTGGCGTGGCATGTTTATCATTGGTGCCGTTCCTATCCTGTTGTTGCCGTTTATTTATTTCTGTGTGGAAGAGTCGCCGGTATGGCGGGCAGCCAGGGTGCGCAAGGAAAGTACGGCGTTGTTGCCGGTGTTGAAGACACACTGGAAACTTTGCATTTATCTGGTGGTGTTAATGGCGTCGTTCAATTTCTTCAGCCACGGTACGCAGGACTTGTATCCGGCATTTTTAAAAATTCAGCATGGTTTTGACGCGAAAACCGTCAGCATGATCGCTATCAGCTACAATATTGCTTCGATTATCGGTGGTATTTTTTTTGGAACCTTGTCGGAACGTATTGGCCGGAAGAACGCCATCATTGCGGCTGCGTTATTGGCATTACCAGTTATTCCGCTGTGGGCGTTTTCACAAGGTCCCTGGACGTTGGGGCTGGGCGCGTTTTTAATTCAGTTCATGGTGCAAGGTGCCTGGGGGGTCATTCCGACCTTCCTGAATGAATTGGTACCGAGTAATACGCGTGCGGTGCTCCCCGGTTTTGTCTATCAACTTGGCAACCTTATTGCGTCGGTCAACGCTACGTTACAGGCGAGCATTGCTGAAGCGCACAACCATAACTATGCGCTGGCGATGGCGATTGTGGCAGGAGTAGTGGCGATTGTGATTGCGGTGCTGGCGGCATTTTCTGATAGTCGTTGGGCGGCAAAAAAACATGATGCGGGTGTTTCACAGGTTAGTGCATGA
- the ilvL gene encoding ilv operon leader peptide, which yields MKALTLVISLVVISVVVIIIPPCGAALRRRKA from the coding sequence ATGAAAGCCTTAACTCTGGTGATTAGCCTAGTCGTGATTAGCGTGGTGGTGATTATTATTCCACCGTGCGGGGCTGCACTTCGACGAAGAAAGGCTTGA
- the ilvG gene encoding acetolactate synthase 2 catalytic subunit produces the protein MNGAQWVVQALRAQGVETVFGYPGGAIMPVYDALYDGGVEHLLCRHEQGAAMAAIGYARSTGNVGVCIATSGPGATNLITGLADALLDSVPIVAITGQVGSALIGTDAFQEIDVLGLSLACTKHSFLVDSIESLPEIMAEAFAVARSGRPGPVLIDIPKDIQLAEGDFSPCFMPVDDVMPFSPQQVTEARAMLAQAKRPVLYVGGGVGMAQAVPALRTFIETTHIPAVVTLKGLGTVEKDNPYYLGMIGMHGTRAANLLVQECDLLVAVGARFDDRVTGKLSAFAPHASVIHMDIDPAELNKLRQAHVALCGDLNQLLPALQQPLNIDDWRRQAAMMKAEYEWRYDHPGEAIYAPALLRTLADRMPAETVVTTDVGQHQMWAAQHMHFTRPENFITSSGLGTMGFGVPAAVGAQVARPDNTVICISGDGSFMMNVQELGTIKRKRLPLKIVLLDNQRLGMVRQWQQLFFDERYSETNLSDNPDFLILASAFGIPGQHITRKDQIDSALDALLNSEGPYLLHVSIDENENVWPLVPPGAGNETMLDKTE, from the coding sequence ATGAATGGTGCGCAGTGGGTGGTGCAAGCGTTGCGGGCTCAGGGAGTGGAAACGGTATTCGGTTATCCCGGTGGCGCTATTATGCCGGTCTATGATGCGTTATATGATGGCGGCGTGGAACACCTGCTCTGTCGCCATGAACAAGGGGCAGCGATGGCCGCCATCGGTTATGCCCGCTCTACCGGTAACGTCGGGGTGTGTATTGCGACCTCCGGCCCTGGTGCCACCAATCTAATTACCGGGCTGGCAGATGCCTTGTTGGATTCGGTGCCTATTGTGGCGATTACCGGCCAGGTCGGTTCAGCGTTGATCGGGACTGATGCTTTTCAGGAGATCGATGTGCTTGGCTTGTCGCTGGCCTGCACTAAGCACAGTTTTTTGGTGGACTCTATCGAGTCATTACCGGAAATCATGGCCGAAGCCTTTGCTGTGGCGCGTAGCGGTCGCCCTGGTCCGGTGCTGATTGATATTCCCAAGGATATCCAGTTGGCGGAAGGGGATTTTTCTCCCTGTTTTATGCCGGTGGATGACGTTATGCCATTTTCGCCCCAACAAGTCACAGAGGCGCGGGCGATGCTGGCGCAGGCGAAAAGACCGGTACTGTATGTCGGCGGCGGCGTGGGCATGGCGCAGGCGGTTCCGGCGCTGCGCACCTTTATCGAGACGACTCACATCCCTGCGGTAGTGACTCTCAAAGGGTTGGGCACGGTGGAGAAAGACAACCCTTACTATCTTGGCATGATCGGTATGCACGGTACCCGTGCTGCGAACCTGCTGGTGCAGGAGTGCGATTTATTAGTTGCCGTTGGCGCGCGCTTTGATGATCGCGTAACGGGCAAGTTGAGTGCGTTTGCGCCACACGCCAGTGTGATCCACATGGATATCGACCCGGCTGAACTGAACAAACTGCGGCAGGCGCATGTGGCGTTGTGCGGTGATCTGAATCAATTGTTGCCGGCATTGCAGCAACCGTTGAATATTGACGACTGGCGTCGGCAAGCTGCGATGATGAAAGCGGAATATGAATGGCGCTATGATCATCCCGGTGAGGCTATTTATGCGCCGGCACTGCTGCGTACACTGGCGGATCGTATGCCTGCTGAAACAGTGGTCACCACTGATGTCGGTCAGCATCAGATGTGGGCCGCTCAGCATATGCACTTCACCCGCCCGGAAAATTTCATTACCTCAAGCGGTCTGGGCACCATGGGGTTTGGCGTGCCGGCAGCGGTCGGCGCGCAGGTAGCGCGTCCTGACAATACCGTAATTTGTATTTCGGGTGACGGCTCGTTCATGATGAATGTGCAGGAGCTTGGCACCATCAAGCGAAAACGCCTGCCGCTGAAGATAGTCTTGCTGGATAATCAGCGATTGGGGATGGTTCGACAATGGCAACAACTGTTTTTTGACGAACGTTATAGTGAAACCAACCTCTCTGATAACCCTGATTTCCTGATACTGGCCAGTGCGTTCGGCATTCCCGGCCAGCATATCACCCGTAAAGACCAGATTGACTCTGCCCTGGATGCATTGCTGAACAGCGAAGGCCCTTATCTGCTGCATGTTTCCATCGATGAGAATGAGAATGTCTGGCCGCTGGTGCCGCCGGGTGCCGGTAATGAAACGATGCTGGATAAAACAGAATAA
- the ilvM gene encoding acetolactate synthase 2 small subunit produces the protein MTHHQLSIQARYRPEVLERVLRVTRHRGFQVCAMNMTQELNGDQVQIDMTVASHRSVDLLSTQLSKLLDIACVEIQPLTSQQIRA, from the coding sequence ATGACGCATCATCAGCTTTCCATTCAGGCACGCTATCGACCGGAAGTTCTGGAGCGCGTATTGCGCGTCACCCGTCACCGCGGTTTTCAGGTTTGTGCCATGAATATGACGCAGGAATTAAACGGTGATCAGGTACAGATTGATATGACCGTTGCCAGCCACCGATCCGTAGATTTATTGTCAACCCAATTAAGCAAACTGCTGGACATTGCCTGTGTGGAGATCCAGCCGCTGACATCACAACAAATACGTGCCTGA
- the ilvE gene encoding branched-chain-amino-acid transaminase: protein MTKKADYIWFNGEMVPWADANVHVMSHALHYGTSVFEGVRCYNSHKGPVVFRHREHMQRLHDSAKIYRMPLSYSVDELMEACRETLRRNKLTSAYIRPLVFVGDVGMGVNPPAGYKTDVIIAAFPWGAYLGEDALDQGIDAMVSSWNRAAANTIPTAAKAGGNYLSSLLVGSEARRHGYQEGIALDVNGYVSEGAGENLFEVKDGVIFTPPFTSAALPGITRDAIIKLAKDKGFEVREQVLSRESLYLADEVFMSGTAAEITPVRSVDGIQVGIGKCGPVTKQLQQAFFGLFTGETQDKWSWLDPVNP from the coding sequence ATGACAAAAAAAGCAGACTATATCTGGTTTAACGGCGAAATGGTTCCCTGGGCGGACGCCAACGTTCATGTTATGTCCCATGCGCTACACTACGGTACGTCAGTGTTTGAAGGGGTGCGTTGCTATAACTCCCACAAAGGGCCGGTAGTGTTCCGCCATCGTGAACATATGCAGCGCCTGCATGATTCGGCCAAGATTTATCGGATGCCGCTGTCCTATTCTGTGGATGAGTTAATGGAAGCGTGCCGTGAAACGCTGCGTCGCAACAAACTAACCAGCGCCTATATCCGTCCGCTGGTATTTGTTGGCGATGTGGGCATGGGGGTTAACCCACCGGCTGGCTACAAGACTGATGTGATTATCGCGGCGTTCCCGTGGGGGGCATATCTGGGCGAAGACGCGTTGGATCAGGGAATTGACGCTATGGTGTCGTCCTGGAATCGCGCGGCGGCCAATACTATTCCGACTGCGGCCAAAGCGGGCGGTAATTATCTCTCCTCCTTGTTGGTGGGCAGCGAAGCGCGTCGTCATGGCTATCAGGAAGGGATCGCGCTGGATGTGAATGGTTATGTCTCTGAAGGTGCGGGTGAAAACCTGTTTGAAGTAAAAGATGGCGTGATTTTCACTCCGCCATTTACTTCCGCTGCGCTGCCGGGCATTACCCGTGACGCCATTATCAAGCTGGCGAAGGACAAAGGGTTTGAAGTCCGCGAGCAGGTATTGTCGCGTGAATCGCTGTATCTGGCGGATGAAGTGTTTATGTCCGGTACGGCAGCGGAAATCACGCCAGTTCGCAGCGTGGATGGCATTCAGGTCGGCATCGGCAAGTGTGGTCCGGTCACCAAACAGTTACAGCAGGCGTTCTTTGGCCTGTTCACCGGTGAGACGCAAGACAAGTGGAGTTGGCTGGACCCGGTAAACCCGTAA
- the ilvD gene encoding dihydroxy-acid dehydratase, whose translation MPKYRSATTTHGRNMAGARALWRATGMTDADFGKPIIAVVNSFTQFVPGHVHLRDLGKLVAEQIEAAGGVAKEFNTIAVDDGIAMGHGGMLYSLPSRELIADSVEYMVNAHCADAMVCISNCDKITPGMLMAALRLNIPAIFVSGGPMEAGKTKLSDQIIKLDLIDAMIQGANPKVSDEDSAQIERSACPTCGSCSGMFTANSMNCLTEALGLSQPGNGSLLATHADRKELFINAGKRIVGLAKQYYEQDDASVLPRNIASKAAFENAMTLDIAMGGSTNTVLHLLAAAQEGEVDFTMADIDRLSRQVPHLCKVAPSTQKYHMEDVHRAGGVIGILGELDRAGLLNQNVKNVLGLTLPETLSAYDVMLTQDEAVKKMFAAGPAGIRTTQAFSQDCRWDSLDTDRQEGCIRSREHAYSQDGGLAVLYGNLAEDGCIVKTAGVDEGSLVFRGPAKVYESQDDAVEAILGGGVQAGDVVVIRYEGPKGGPGMQEMLYPTSFLKSMGLGKACALITDGRFSGGTSGLSIGHASPEAANGGTIGLVQDGDMIAIDIPKRGIALEVSDDELARRREQELARGDAAWTPKNRDRQVSFALRAYASLATSADKGAVRDKSKLGG comes from the coding sequence ATGCCTAAGTACCGTTCAGCCACTACCACGCATGGTCGTAACATGGCTGGAGCGCGAGCCCTGTGGCGCGCCACAGGGATGACCGACGCCGATTTCGGCAAGCCTATCATCGCGGTAGTGAACTCGTTCACGCAATTCGTACCGGGACACGTGCACCTGCGCGATCTCGGCAAACTGGTCGCTGAGCAGATTGAAGCAGCCGGCGGCGTTGCCAAAGAATTCAATACCATCGCGGTGGATGACGGCATCGCCATGGGGCATGGCGGTATGTTGTACTCGCTGCCTTCCCGCGAGCTGATCGCCGACTCAGTGGAATACATGGTCAACGCGCATTGTGCGGATGCGATGGTGTGTATCTCCAACTGTGACAAAATCACCCCAGGAATGCTGATGGCGGCACTGCGTCTTAACATTCCGGCAATTTTTGTTTCCGGTGGACCGATGGAAGCCGGGAAAACCAAGCTGTCTGACCAAATCATCAAGCTGGATCTGATCGATGCCATGATTCAGGGTGCGAATCCGAAGGTCAGCGATGAGGATAGCGCCCAGATTGAGCGCTCCGCCTGCCCGACCTGTGGTTCCTGCTCCGGTATGTTCACTGCCAACTCCATGAACTGCCTGACTGAGGCATTGGGGCTGTCGCAGCCGGGTAACGGCTCGCTGCTGGCGACCCATGCTGATCGCAAAGAGTTGTTTATCAATGCCGGTAAGCGCATCGTCGGTCTGGCGAAACAGTATTACGAGCAAGACGACGCCAGCGTGCTGCCACGCAACATTGCCTCCAAAGCGGCGTTTGAAAACGCCATGACGCTGGATATTGCGATGGGCGGTTCTACCAATACGGTGCTGCACCTGCTGGCGGCGGCGCAGGAGGGTGAAGTGGATTTCACCATGGCGGATATTGACCGTCTGTCACGTCAGGTGCCACACCTGTGTAAAGTGGCGCCAAGCACCCAAAAATACCATATGGAAGATGTGCACCGCGCTGGCGGCGTGATTGGTATTCTCGGTGAGTTGGATCGCGCCGGTCTGCTGAATCAGAACGTGAAAAACGTGCTGGGCTTGACGCTGCCGGAAACGTTGTCGGCCTATGACGTGATGCTCACACAGGATGAGGCGGTGAAAAAGATGTTTGCCGCTGGCCCGGCAGGTATTCGCACCACGCAGGCATTCTCGCAGGATTGCCGGTGGGATTCGCTGGACACTGACCGTCAAGAGGGCTGTATCCGCTCCCGTGAACACGCTTACAGTCAGGACGGCGGTCTGGCGGTGCTGTACGGCAATCTGGCCGAAGACGGCTGTATCGTGAAAACCGCTGGTGTAGACGAAGGCAGTCTGGTGTTCCGTGGTCCAGCCAAGGTGTATGAAAGCCAGGATGATGCGGTAGAAGCGATTCTGGGCGGCGGGGTGCAGGCTGGCGACGTGGTGGTGATTCGCTACGAAGGCCCGAAAGGTGGTCCTGGTATGCAGGAAATGCTCTATCCGACCAGCTTCCTGAAATCGATGGGGTTGGGAAAAGCCTGTGCGCTGATTACCGATGGCCGCTTCTCCGGTGGTACTTCCGGGTTGTCCATCGGCCATGCGTCGCCGGAAGCAGCCAACGGTGGCACCATCGGTCTGGTGCAGGATGGTGACATGATCGCTATCGATATTCCCAAGCGCGGTATCGCGCTGGAAGTCAGCGATGACGAACTGGCCCGCCGTCGTGAGCAGGAACTGGCGCGTGGCGATGCCGCCTGGACGCCGAAAAACCGTGACCGGCAGGTTTCCTTTGCGCTGCGCGCTTACGCCAGCCTGGCCACCAGCGCCGACAAAGGCGCGGTGCGGGACAAGAGCAAGCTGGGGGGCTAA